In the Nitrospirales bacterium LBB_01 genome, one interval contains:
- a CDS encoding protein BatD, which translates to MILTRVKVNIFKLHNFLYNIIVMKKLTVLLLLILLTAALELSAAELKFELSVDKTTLAIGEGTQLSLTFTGDRGVPQPNPPQIDDFSVNYMGSSTQMSIINGSMSSSVSYNYSLVPMKKGEFKIGPFSVQHDGKTYSSNTITINVVDGQGGASQQQPKTQSQQKTKAAGDMKDRLFITLKPSKTAVYVNEIFTVKVKLHVRDIAVREVGFPQVADGGFSLSNFEKPVQTTENINGLTYQTVEFTTTAFAATAGGSMKLGAATLDCNIMIRENRRMSPGGMFNDDFFNNVFASLRPEPVKLKSEAVTVKVLPLPEEGKPKGFRGALGKFEMSASVTPENVKTGDPVTLKMTFSGKGNFNTITKPEPEENANLKYYEPQIKQDPNSKNFDTAVIPLTNTVTQIPEVVFSYFDPDEKSYKTIKRGPFPIKVTGAATATAAKIVEQSKIQGTTPVEKEVFAKDVVFIKEHPGNLVKRGDMEKMLYRNPIFLSLSMLPLLIYIFALIHAKRSKRLRNDVQYVRRLRAPKQAREGIKAVRVYLKNSKEEEFYNTVHKTVYEYLGNKLHLPPGEAADEKIYALLEQKGVETQLLKEILNACELARYAKGGTVGSSSEMERIFKHLEDFIDKTERTL; encoded by the coding sequence GCAGCCGAGTTGAAATTTGAGTTATCTGTGGATAAAACCACGCTTGCAATCGGCGAGGGTACTCAGTTAAGTCTGACATTTACAGGAGACAGGGGTGTGCCACAGCCAAATCCGCCACAGATTGATGATTTCTCTGTTAACTACATGGGCTCATCCACCCAGATGTCCATCATAAACGGCTCCATGTCAAGTTCGGTCTCCTATAATTATTCCTTAGTGCCGATGAAAAAAGGGGAATTTAAGATAGGCCCGTTTTCTGTGCAACACGACGGTAAGACATACTCCTCCAATACAATAACGATTAATGTGGTAGATGGTCAGGGAGGCGCTTCTCAACAGCAGCCAAAAACGCAGTCTCAGCAAAAAACGAAAGCTGCCGGAGATATGAAAGACCGATTATTTATAACCCTAAAGCCGTCAAAGACCGCCGTCTATGTTAATGAAATATTCACAGTCAAGGTTAAACTCCATGTCAGAGACATTGCAGTGCGTGAAGTAGGCTTTCCACAGGTTGCTGATGGCGGGTTTTCACTCAGTAATTTTGAAAAACCTGTTCAAACCACTGAAAACATAAATGGACTAACCTATCAAACTGTGGAATTTACAACAACTGCCTTTGCTGCCACAGCCGGCGGCTCAATGAAACTTGGGGCTGCCACACTGGATTGTAACATCATGATAAGGGAAAATCGGAGGATGTCTCCCGGGGGAATGTTTAACGATGATTTCTTTAACAATGTCTTTGCTTCACTGAGACCGGAGCCTGTTAAATTAAAGTCAGAAGCTGTCACTGTCAAAGTGTTGCCGCTGCCTGAGGAGGGAAAACCGAAGGGATTTAGGGGAGCACTTGGGAAATTTGAAATGAGCGCCTCAGTCACCCCTGAAAATGTAAAAACCGGTGACCCGGTTACGTTAAAAATGACATTCTCGGGAAAGGGTAATTTTAACACCATAACGAAACCAGAGCCTGAGGAAAATGCCAATCTTAAATACTATGAACCCCAGATTAAGCAGGATCCAAACTCTAAAAACTTTGATACGGCTGTTATACCGCTTACAAATACAGTGACGCAAATTCCGGAGGTAGTGTTTTCATATTTTGACCCGGATGAGAAATCGTATAAGACAATAAAACGAGGACCGTTTCCGATAAAGGTGACAGGAGCGGCTACGGCAACCGCAGCTAAGATTGTTGAGCAGTCAAAAATTCAGGGAACAACCCCTGTAGAGAAAGAGGTGTTTGCAAAAGATGTGGTGTTTATAAAGGAGCATCCCGGAAATCTTGTTAAAAGGGGGGATATGGAGAAGATGCTCTACAGAAACCCCATATTTTTATCACTTTCGATGCTTCCCCTGTTAATTTATATATTTGCCCTCATACACGCAAAAAGGAGCAAACGGCTGCGTAATGACGTCCAATATGTAAGGAGATTAAGAGCGCCTAAGCAAGCACGTGAGGGAATAAAAGCTGTCAGAGTTTATCTTAAAAACTCAAAAGAAGAAGAATTCTATAACACGGTGCATAAGACCGTGTATGAATACCTCGGCAATAAGCTCCATCTGCCGCCTGGTGAAGCAGCAGATGAGAAAATCTACGCATTATTAGAACAGAAAGGTGTGGAAACACAGTTACTGAAAGAGATATTAAACGCGTGTGAATTAGCACGGTACGCCAAAGGCGGAACAGTTGGCAGCAGTTCTGAAATGGAGAGGATTTTTAAACACCTTGAAGACTTTATTGATAAAACCGAAAGGACGCTTTAG